One Ammoniphilus sp. CFH 90114 genomic region harbors:
- a CDS encoding ABC transporter substrate-binding protein yields the protein MKKKWFAGILSTVLLGSLVLSGCGSSEKTNSSDPSQQEFQYAMSGLYKPFNFKEGGELTGFDVEIGQALAEKMGMKPVPVTNPWETLIQGLVSNKYHAIIGSMTVTEERLKTVNFTNPYYRSGAQIFVSETNQDLKSADDLKGKTIGVVKASTYKDLAVTYTDKIVEYDSDLTALMDLPTGRLDAVITDQMVGFRVIKEGAVKIKDVGEPLTHDDQAIAVRKEDEELLKKLNQALDEIVKDGTYDQISEKWFGRSILGQ from the coding sequence ATGAAAAAGAAATGGTTTGCAGGGATTTTATCTACCGTGCTTTTAGGATCGTTGGTGTTATCAGGTTGTGGTTCTTCTGAAAAAACGAATTCATCCGATCCATCCCAACAAGAGTTTCAGTATGCGATGAGCGGGTTGTATAAGCCCTTTAATTTTAAAGAGGGTGGAGAGTTGACGGGTTTTGATGTGGAAATTGGGCAAGCACTGGCAGAGAAGATGGGAATGAAGCCTGTTCCCGTAACGAACCCATGGGAAACGTTAATTCAAGGTCTAGTATCCAATAAGTATCATGCCATCATCGGAAGTATGACGGTAACGGAAGAGCGTTTGAAAACCGTGAACTTCACGAATCCATATTACCGCTCTGGAGCTCAAATTTTTGTAAGCGAGACCAATCAAGATCTGAAGAGTGCAGATGATCTAAAAGGCAAGACAATCGGGGTTGTAAAGGCCAGTACCTACAAGGATCTTGCTGTGACATATACGGATAAAATTGTAGAGTACGATAGTGATTTAACAGCTTTAATGGATCTTCCTACCGGTCGCCTTGACGCCGTCATCACAGATCAGATGGTAGGGTTCCGTGTGATTAAGGAAGGGGCAGTTAAAATTAAGGACGTTGGCGAGCCACTTACTCACGATGATCAAGCAATCGCAGTTCGTAAAGAAGATGAAGAGCTCTTGAAAAAACTCAACCAGGCTTTAGATGAAATCGTCAAGGATGGCACCTACGACCAAATTAGTGAAAAGTGGTTTGGTCGCAGCATCTTGGGTCAATGA
- a CDS encoding pyridoxamine 5'-phosphate oxidase family protein, producing the protein MAQEQQITLNDLQAYLQGEKLVFLSTVDAETNTPSVSAISWVKMYDENSIRFSISSNSRIVDNLKSNPRVTLALIGLESVYSVIGECNIIEEKMEGIAMRLAKIELKVENIFNSMFWGAKIVQEPLYEKTYDLEKAKKLDEEVYALLMK; encoded by the coding sequence ATGGCACAAGAACAACAGATTACTTTAAACGACCTACAAGCATACTTACAGGGAGAAAAATTGGTATTCCTCTCTACCGTAGATGCCGAGACGAACACCCCTAGCGTTTCCGCCATCTCTTGGGTGAAAATGTATGATGAGAATTCTATCCGTTTCTCTATTTCTAGCAATTCTAGAATCGTGGATAACCTAAAATCGAATCCGCGCGTGACACTTGCTCTTATCGGACTGGAGAGTGTTTACTCCGTCATTGGGGAGTGCAACATCATCGAAGAGAAGATGGAAGGAATCGCAATGCGACTCGCGAAGATTGAGCTTAAAGTAGAAAACATCTTCAACAGCATGTTCTGGGGTGCCAAAATCGTACAAGAGCCTCTTTATGAAAAAACTTATGACTTGGAAAAAGCGAAAAAGCTAGACGAAGAAGTGTACGCGCTTCTAATGAAGTAA
- a CDS encoding amino acid ABC transporter ATP-binding protein, translated as MIKVRSLVKSFGDLTVLHGVDLEVKEKEVVVLLGASGSGKSTLLRCLNFLEMPNAGEIWLRGESIDPAKTNLNKVREEVGMVFQHFNLFPHRTVLENVIEAPQYVKKMTKEQALKVAYPLLEKVGLKDKADVYPDMLSGGQKQRVAIARALAMSPKIMLFDEPTSALDPELVGEVLQVMKQLAKEGMTMIVVTHEMGFAREVADRVIFMGDGQILEEASPEEFFRQPKNDRAKQFLSNIL; from the coding sequence ATGATTAAGGTGAGGAGCCTTGTCAAGTCTTTTGGAGACCTTACGGTTCTCCACGGGGTTGATCTGGAAGTGAAGGAAAAGGAGGTCGTCGTCCTTCTCGGAGCGAGTGGTTCTGGAAAAAGTACTTTACTACGTTGCCTCAATTTTTTAGAGATGCCTAATGCGGGCGAGATTTGGCTTAGAGGGGAATCGATCGATCCGGCCAAAACGAACTTAAACAAAGTGCGGGAAGAGGTAGGGATGGTGTTTCAACATTTCAATCTGTTTCCACACCGGACCGTCTTGGAGAATGTGATTGAGGCTCCGCAATACGTCAAAAAGATGACCAAGGAGCAGGCACTAAAGGTCGCTTACCCTCTTTTAGAAAAGGTGGGTCTAAAAGATAAGGCGGATGTCTATCCGGACATGCTTTCTGGGGGGCAAAAGCAAAGAGTGGCGATTGCTCGAGCACTTGCGATGTCGCCGAAGATCATGCTCTTCGATGAACCGACGTCTGCGCTTGATCCCGAGTTGGTTGGTGAAGTTCTTCAAGTGATGAAGCAACTGGCCAAGGAAGGCATGACGATGATTGTCGTCACACACGAGATGGGATTCGCTCGTGAGGTTGCGGATCGTGTGATCTTTATGGGAGACGGACAGATTCTAGAAGAAGCGTCACCGGAGGAATTCTTCCGTCAGCCCAAGAATGATCGAGCGAAGCAGTTTTTAAGCAATATTTTATAA
- a CDS encoding amino acid ABC transporter permease — protein MIDILLSTYPVFFKAAWLTIQLTLTSLVIGSVIGLVFAFFRISENKILNGIAHAYIAVIRGTPLIVQIAILYFGIASVVTLSQFWAGALALAIHNGAYIAEIFRGTIQSIDRGQMEAARSLGMSYPLAMRRVVLPQAFRRSIPPLGNQFIIGLKDSSLVAYVGMAELWGTGLSEAASNFQQLNTYLVVGLYYLVLVLIFTYLVNRLELRLSGKKR, from the coding sequence ATGATCGATATCCTTCTCTCGACCTACCCTGTTTTCTTTAAAGCGGCATGGCTCACGATACAACTTACTCTTACGTCTCTTGTGATCGGAAGCGTCATCGGCCTGGTGTTTGCGTTTTTCCGAATTTCAGAGAATAAGATCTTAAACGGGATCGCTCATGCCTATATTGCGGTGATTCGGGGAACACCGCTGATTGTCCAAATTGCTATCCTTTATTTTGGGATTGCGTCCGTGGTGACGCTCTCCCAATTCTGGGCAGGGGCTTTAGCCCTGGCCATTCATAATGGAGCTTATATCGCTGAAATCTTCCGAGGCACCATTCAGTCCATTGATCGCGGGCAAATGGAAGCGGCACGCTCACTGGGGATGTCGTATCCCCTGGCGATGAGAAGAGTCGTCTTGCCGCAAGCGTTCCGACGCTCCATTCCACCACTGGGAAATCAGTTTATCATTGGATTGAAGGATTCCTCCTTGGTCGCCTATGTGGGGATGGCCGAATTATGGGGAACCGGCTTAAGTGAAGCCGCCTCCAACTTCCAGCAGTTGAACACGTACTTGGTTGTTGGGTTATATTATCTCGTATTGGTCTTAATCTTCACGTACCTCGTCAATCGCTTGGAATTGCGGTTAAGCGGGAAAAAGCGCTAA